A stretch of Amycolatopsis balhimycina FH 1894 DNA encodes these proteins:
- the miaB gene encoding tRNA (N6-isopentenyl adenosine(37)-C2)-methylthiotransferase MiaB — protein sequence MTETQAPRAYQIRTFGCQMNVHDSERLAGQLEEAGYAPVQEGAKPDLIVFNTCAVRENADNKLYGTLGHLRPDKVANPDLQIAVGGCLAQKDRGEIVKRAPWVDVVFGTHNIGSLPTLLERARHNAEAEVEILESLETFPSTLPARRESSYASWVSVSVGCNNTCTFCIVPALRGKERDRRPGEILAEVEALVAEGVLEVTLLGQNVNSYGVEFGDRLAFGKLLRACGTVDGLERVRFTSPHPAAFTSDVIEAMAETPNICHQLHMPLQSGSDRVLREMKRSYRSARFLKILDEVRAVMPDAAITTDIIVGFPGETEEDFQATLDVVAQARFSSAFTFQYSKRPGTPAATMDGQLPKAVVQERYERLVALQNAISWEENKKIVGRRVELLVAEGEGRKDAETHRMSGRARDGRLVHFTPTGANVDRAVRPGDVVETVVTYGAPHHLVADGDLLLHRRTRAGDNAEAGLRPKTSGVTLGLPGFGAPAARPEPVSGCAL from the coding sequence ATGACCGAGACACAGGCACCCAGGGCGTACCAGATCCGCACCTTCGGCTGCCAGATGAACGTGCACGACTCCGAGCGGCTCGCCGGGCAGCTCGAGGAAGCCGGGTACGCGCCCGTCCAGGAAGGCGCGAAGCCCGACCTGATCGTGTTCAACACCTGCGCCGTCCGGGAGAACGCGGACAACAAGCTGTACGGCACCCTCGGGCACCTGCGCCCGGACAAGGTCGCGAACCCGGACCTGCAGATCGCCGTCGGCGGGTGCCTGGCGCAAAAGGACCGCGGCGAGATCGTCAAGCGGGCGCCGTGGGTGGACGTCGTGTTCGGGACGCACAACATCGGCTCGCTGCCGACCCTGCTGGAGCGCGCCCGGCACAACGCCGAGGCCGAGGTCGAGATCCTCGAATCGCTCGAGACCTTCCCCTCGACGCTGCCCGCGCGCCGTGAGTCGTCCTATGCGAGCTGGGTGTCCGTTTCGGTCGGGTGCAACAACACCTGCACCTTCTGCATCGTCCCCGCGCTGCGCGGCAAGGAACGCGACCGGCGGCCCGGCGAGATCCTCGCCGAGGTCGAGGCGCTCGTCGCCGAAGGCGTGCTCGAGGTCACCCTGCTCGGCCAGAACGTGAACTCCTACGGCGTCGAGTTCGGCGACCGGCTGGCGTTCGGCAAGCTGCTGCGCGCGTGCGGCACGGTCGACGGGCTCGAGCGCGTCCGCTTCACCTCGCCGCACCCGGCGGCATTCACCTCCGACGTCATCGAGGCGATGGCGGAGACCCCGAACATCTGCCACCAGCTGCACATGCCGCTGCAGTCCGGCTCGGACCGGGTGCTGCGCGAGATGAAGCGCTCGTACCGCTCGGCGCGCTTCCTGAAGATCCTCGACGAGGTCCGCGCGGTCATGCCGGACGCGGCGATCACCACCGACATCATCGTCGGCTTCCCCGGCGAGACCGAGGAGGACTTCCAGGCGACCCTGGACGTCGTGGCGCAGGCCCGCTTCTCCAGCGCGTTCACCTTCCAGTACTCGAAGCGCCCGGGCACGCCGGCCGCGACGATGGACGGCCAGCTGCCGAAGGCGGTCGTGCAGGAGCGCTACGAGCGCCTGGTCGCGCTGCAGAACGCGATCTCCTGGGAAGAGAACAAGAAGATCGTCGGCCGCCGCGTCGAGCTGCTCGTCGCCGAGGGCGAGGGCCGCAAGGACGCCGAGACCCACCGGATGAGCGGCCGCGCCCGCGACGGGCGGCTGGTGCACTTCACGCCGACCGGGGCGAACGTGGATCGCGCCGTCCGCCCGGGCGACGTCGTCGAGACGGTCGTCACCTACGGCGCGCCGCACCACCTGGTGGCGGACGGCGACCTGCTGTTGCACCGGCGGACGCGGGCCGGTGACAACGCGGAGGCCGGGCTGCGGCCGAAGACGAGCGGCGTCACGCTGGGCCTGCCGGGCTTCGGTGCCCCGGCCGCCCGGCCGGAGCCGGTGAGTGGGTGTGCGCTGTGA
- a CDS encoding radical SAM protein, which produces MTRRTGLLLLENSGGRLHLVPLDALRSVLLLDPGPAHHRQRTAECTALPSGQAMWVDLDEISPHVVPDRAVADVLTAFGVTGLQPADSPMLPEDRRATPFFGNLVDPDWLSVSLGGKCDSRCVFCFTEWIRHQPSLTFDQAIRALDEAASIAGLETVVFTGGEPTIRKDLPELVRHASGNGFKVVGLQTNGHRLAEPAYLDEILDAGVATVLLSLHGVRSETHDGIARRKGSFALALEALRAMSDRGKCLVSVNFVVCRENAHEAESLPDLVHGVAPAAEIRYSFPIVEGAAYDNVETTLPPLPLFADLVARARSRTTGTISVANVPPCVSSKLGLANTYALRQRRSMLAVSPFAALSTPRGEMSAKLEACHGCRFSDDCTGLQLAYLRRFPEAHRHIDTPSP; this is translated from the coding sequence ATGACGCGCCGGACCGGGCTTCTCCTCCTGGAGAACTCCGGTGGACGGCTTCACCTCGTTCCGCTCGACGCGCTTCGTTCGGTGCTGCTGCTCGACCCCGGACCTGCGCACCACCGGCAGCGGACGGCGGAATGCACGGCACTGCCGTCCGGGCAGGCGATGTGGGTGGACCTCGACGAGATATCCCCGCATGTGGTGCCCGACCGTGCGGTGGCGGACGTGCTGACCGCGTTCGGCGTGACCGGCCTGCAGCCCGCGGACAGTCCCATGCTGCCCGAGGACCGCAGGGCCACGCCGTTCTTCGGCAACCTCGTCGACCCGGACTGGCTGTCGGTGTCACTCGGCGGAAAATGTGACAGCCGGTGCGTTTTCTGCTTCACCGAGTGGATTCGCCATCAGCCGAGCCTGACCTTCGATCAGGCGATCCGCGCGCTGGACGAGGCGGCCTCGATCGCCGGCCTCGAAACGGTCGTCTTCACCGGTGGTGAACCCACGATCAGGAAGGATCTGCCGGAACTGGTCCGGCACGCTTCGGGCAACGGCTTCAAGGTCGTCGGGTTGCAGACCAATGGGCATCGCCTCGCCGAACCCGCGTACCTGGACGAGATTCTCGACGCCGGGGTGGCGACGGTGTTGTTGTCCTTGCACGGAGTGCGGTCCGAAACCCATGACGGCATAGCTCGGAGAAAGGGCAGTTTCGCGCTCGCGCTCGAGGCGCTGCGGGCGATGTCCGATCGGGGAAAATGTCTCGTTTCGGTCAATTTCGTCGTCTGCCGTGAGAACGCGCACGAAGCGGAAAGCCTTCCCGATCTGGTTCACGGCGTCGCCCCGGCCGCCGAGATACGTTACTCGTTCCCGATCGTCGAAGGCGCCGCGTACGACAACGTCGAAACGACCTTGCCGCCGCTGCCGCTGTTCGCCGATCTGGTCGCGAGAGCACGGTCCAGAACCACGGGGACGATCAGCGTCGCGAACGTTCCTCCGTGCGTCTCGTCGAAGCTCGGCCTGGCCAACACCTACGCCCTTCGGCAACGGCGATCGATGCTGGCTGTCTCCCCGTTCGCCGCCCTGTCGACCCCGCGCGGGGAGATGTCGGCCAAACTCGAGGCCTGCCATGGATGCCGGTTCTCGGACGACTGCACCGGCCTTCAGCTCGCCTACTTACGACGCTTCCCCGAAGCGCACCGTCACATCGACACCCCAAGTCCGTGA
- the dapF gene encoding diaminopimelate epimerase — protein sequence MGGIEFLKGHGTQNDFVLLPDPAGCLELTEARVAALCDRRRGLGADGVLRVVRAAALDEPSAGEWFMDYRNADGSIAEMCGNGVRVFARYLVEAGLATEGEFVVGTRAGDRPVVVHPDRSVTVEMGPATITGTSVTVVAGRPFSGVAVNVGNPHLVSLLDDDVADLDLRDQPDFDHDVFPNGVNLEFINCLGEGALRMRVHERGVGETRSCGTGTVAAVAAAFHLAGTDTGRSTVDIPGGRVEVTVSRGGASTLSGPAEIVARGELDEAWWAAAGS from the coding sequence ATGGGCGGAATCGAATTCCTCAAGGGGCACGGCACGCAGAACGACTTCGTGCTGCTCCCCGACCCGGCCGGCTGCCTCGAGCTGACCGAGGCGAGGGTCGCCGCGCTGTGCGACCGCCGCCGCGGCCTCGGGGCCGACGGCGTGCTGCGCGTCGTCCGCGCCGCCGCGCTGGACGAGCCGTCCGCGGGCGAGTGGTTCATGGACTACCGCAACGCCGACGGGTCGATCGCGGAGATGTGCGGCAACGGCGTCCGCGTCTTCGCCCGCTACCTGGTCGAAGCGGGCCTGGCCACCGAGGGCGAGTTCGTCGTCGGCACCCGCGCCGGCGACCGCCCGGTGGTCGTGCACCCGGACCGGTCGGTGACCGTCGAAATGGGGCCGGCGACGATCACCGGCACCTCGGTGACGGTGGTGGCCGGCCGCCCGTTCTCCGGCGTGGCGGTGAACGTCGGCAACCCGCACCTGGTGTCGCTGCTCGACGACGACGTCGCGGACCTCGACTTGCGCGACCAGCCCGACTTCGACCACGACGTCTTCCCGAACGGCGTGAACCTCGAGTTCATCAACTGCCTCGGCGAGGGCGCGCTGCGGATGCGCGTGCACGAGCGCGGCGTGGGCGAGACGCGGTCGTGCGGCACCGGCACGGTCGCCGCGGTGGCGGCGGCGTTCCACCTGGCGGGCACGGACACCGGAAGGTCCACTGTGGACATCCCGGGCGGCCGCGTCGAGGTGACGGTGTCCCGCGGCGGCGCGTCGACGCTGTCGGGCCCGGCGGAGATCGTGGCACGCGGCGAGCTCGACGAAGCCTGGTGGGCCGCCGCCGGTTCCTGA
- a CDS encoding glycine-rich domain-containing protein gives MTIAVEELTGQDLIDEDLFHRFVERIVREHQLGREYAARIMDQALAFLGTCAHTSGPLSPSKAVDIGWHTFILYTREYAEFCDRVAGRFIHHEPTDTGLIPVSQAPPESADFTVAALRRAGFAVDHDLWAVSADCHQCTDGCTHSGGDTGCHQLAAHVGTVPA, from the coding sequence GTGACAATCGCCGTCGAAGAACTCACCGGACAGGACCTGATAGACGAAGACTTGTTCCACCGGTTCGTAGAGCGGATCGTTCGTGAGCACCAGCTCGGCCGCGAGTACGCCGCGCGGATCATGGACCAGGCGCTCGCCTTCCTCGGAACGTGCGCCCACACGTCCGGCCCGTTGTCGCCCAGCAAGGCAGTGGACATCGGGTGGCACACCTTCATCCTGTACACCCGCGAGTACGCCGAGTTCTGCGACCGGGTGGCCGGTCGCTTCATCCACCACGAGCCGACCGACACCGGCCTCATCCCGGTGTCCCAGGCTCCGCCAGAATCCGCGGACTTCACCGTGGCGGCCCTGCGCCGCGCCGGGTTCGCCGTGGACCATGACCTCTGGGCAGTCTCGGCGGATTGCCACCAGTGCACGGATGGGTGCACGCACTCCGGCGGCGACACTGGATGCCACCAGCTCGCCGCGCACGTTGGTACGGTCCCGGCGTGA
- a CDS encoding DUF349 domain-containing protein produces MAQENTSTGTPAPHPVPHALHAGHAAPPVPPAEPTPATWGRIDDEGTVYVITAEGERAVGVWQAGSPDEGLVHYARRFDDVRTEVELLETRLISGAGDPKHALSSATQIRDGLAEAALVGDLAALAARLEYVIGHAEKALASAKAEREEARAAAIARKQELAEEAEKIAAESTQWKAAGDRLRTILDEWKTVKGVDRKTDDELWKRFSKAREAFNRRRGSHFAELDKQRAAAKQRKEELIAEAEAISESDDWGDTAGRYKDLMTEWKAAGRAPKDSDEALWQRFRAAQDKFFARRSTVFSERDAEFTQNAARKEELLIEAEKIDAAANLEAAKGALRRIQEQWDELGKVPRERIRELDGRLKAVQDAVKSAEDSRWRRTDPEAQARAAQFRERVEQLESQAAKARAAGDERRAKKADEQAAQWREWLEAAEAAVADR; encoded by the coding sequence ATGGCCCAGGAGAACACTTCCACCGGTACCCCGGCCCCGCACCCGGTGCCGCACGCGCTGCACGCCGGGCACGCCGCCCCGCCCGTGCCGCCCGCCGAGCCCACGCCCGCGACCTGGGGCCGGATCGACGACGAGGGCACCGTCTACGTCATCACCGCCGAGGGTGAGCGTGCCGTCGGCGTCTGGCAGGCAGGCAGCCCCGACGAGGGTCTGGTGCACTACGCCCGCCGCTTCGACGACGTGCGCACCGAGGTCGAGCTGCTGGAAACCCGGCTGATCTCCGGCGCGGGCGACCCGAAGCACGCGCTGTCGAGCGCGACCCAGATCCGGGACGGGCTGGCCGAGGCCGCGCTGGTCGGCGACCTCGCGGCGCTCGCCGCGCGGCTGGAGTACGTCATCGGTCACGCCGAGAAGGCGCTGGCCAGCGCGAAGGCCGAGCGTGAGGAGGCCCGCGCGGCCGCCATCGCCCGGAAGCAGGAGCTGGCCGAAGAGGCCGAGAAGATCGCCGCCGAGTCCACGCAGTGGAAGGCGGCGGGCGACCGGCTGCGCACGATCCTCGACGAGTGGAAGACGGTCAAGGGCGTCGACCGCAAGACCGACGACGAGCTGTGGAAGCGGTTCTCGAAGGCCCGCGAGGCGTTCAACCGCCGTCGCGGCTCGCACTTCGCCGAGCTCGACAAGCAGCGCGCGGCGGCCAAGCAGCGCAAGGAGGAGCTGATCGCCGAAGCGGAGGCGATCAGCGAGTCCGACGACTGGGGCGACACCGCCGGCCGCTACAAGGACCTGATGACCGAGTGGAAGGCCGCCGGCCGCGCGCCGAAGGACAGCGACGAAGCGCTGTGGCAGCGGTTCCGCGCGGCGCAGGACAAGTTCTTCGCCCGCCGGTCCACGGTGTTCTCCGAGCGCGACGCGGAGTTCACGCAGAACGCCGCGCGCAAGGAAGAACTGCTCATCGAGGCCGAGAAGATCGACGCGGCCGCCAACCTCGAAGCGGCGAAGGGCGCGCTGCGCCGGATCCAGGAGCAGTGGGACGAGCTCGGCAAGGTCCCCCGCGAACGCATCCGCGAGCTCGACGGCAGGCTCAAGGCGGTCCAGGACGCCGTCAAGTCGGCCGAGGACTCCCGCTGGCGCCGCACCGACCCGGAGGCGCAGGCCCGCGCCGCGCAGTTCCGCGAGCGCGTCGAGCAGCTCGAGTCCCAGGCGGCGAAGGCCCGTGCGGCCGGGGACGAGCGTCGCGCGAAGAAGGCCGACGAGCAGGCCGCGCAGTGGCGTGAGTGGCTGGAGGCCGCCGAGGCCGCCGTCGCGGACCGCTGA
- the miaA gene encoding tRNA (adenosine(37)-N6)-dimethylallyltransferase MiaA: MSSPVAVVGPTATGKTALAVELALKLGGEVVNADALQLYRGMDIGTAKATEAERRGVPHHLLDVLDVTETASVAAYQREARATIERLLAAGRVPVLAGGSGLYVQAVLDDLRFPGTDPAVRARLDAEAVSSGTAALYTRLGELDPAAAAAILPTNTRRIVRALEVIEITGEPFSANLPKPGPARYGTVVIGVDRAPEELDERVNERVRRMFEAGLVDEVRALEKCGLREGKTASRALGYQQVLAELDGEGDFEAAAAATAQATRRFVRKQRSWFRRDQRIQWFDGADSGLAARVLDTLGR; the protein is encoded by the coding sequence GTGAGCAGCCCAGTCGCGGTAGTCGGGCCGACGGCCACCGGCAAGACCGCGCTGGCCGTGGAGCTGGCCCTGAAGCTCGGCGGAGAGGTCGTCAACGCCGACGCGCTGCAGCTCTACCGAGGCATGGACATCGGCACCGCCAAGGCCACCGAGGCCGAGCGCCGCGGCGTCCCGCACCACCTGCTCGATGTGCTGGACGTGACCGAGACGGCGTCCGTCGCGGCCTACCAGCGCGAGGCGCGGGCCACGATCGAGCGGTTGCTGGCCGCCGGCCGGGTGCCGGTGCTGGCCGGCGGGTCCGGCCTGTACGTCCAGGCGGTGCTCGACGACCTGCGGTTCCCGGGCACCGACCCGGCGGTGCGCGCCCGGCTGGACGCGGAGGCGGTCTCGTCGGGGACGGCCGCGTTGTACACCCGGTTGGGGGAACTCGATCCGGCCGCGGCAGCAGCGATCCTGCCGACCAACACCCGCCGGATCGTGCGCGCCCTCGAGGTCATCGAGATCACCGGCGAGCCGTTCTCGGCGAACCTGCCCAAGCCCGGTCCGGCCCGCTACGGCACGGTCGTGATCGGCGTCGACCGGGCGCCCGAGGAGCTCGACGAGCGCGTGAACGAGCGCGTGCGACGGATGTTCGAGGCCGGGCTGGTCGACGAAGTGCGCGCGCTGGAGAAGTGTGGCCTGCGCGAGGGGAAGACGGCGTCGCGAGCCCTCGGGTACCAGCAGGTGCTCGCCGAACTGGACGGCGAAGGCGACTTCGAGGCGGCCGCCGCGGCGACGGCGCAGGCCACGCGGCGCTTCGTCCGGAAGCAACGGTCCTGGTTCCGGCGCGACCAGCGGATCCAGTGGTTCGACGGCGCCGATTCCGGGCTGGCCGCGCGCGTCCTGGATACCCTGGGCCGGTAA
- a CDS encoding CHAT domain-containing protein — protein MGRRRFLTTACNGSIDCRDSLVTESTVRSPILINLLILAANPRDTDPLRLGEETRRIDEKIRESSGASQFSLRSAWAVTVDELMYQLNAFKPNVVHFVGHGAGGQIVLETTGGLSRPLTQEALSTIFSHFQQWLQVVVLNACYSAVQAETLAQRADAVIGMTDRVGDAAAIEFSAGFYRALGFGRSVGDAFAQGVAMVKVDGLPDADTPKLIHRAGVDPAKLVLAGTSDVALSVRRAEDPRVPARLRSLLHDGCEFLLVKNESVRLPTGASDEENRIFLELGMRQSKAVFVAEVDRYATVEDVAAALAHRLLPRTSYGYAWTLVADEVALAAELSLVMAGLKSGDQVKLVGNHLRPEWAPDMR, from the coding sequence GTGGGCCGCCGCCGGTTCCTGACAACGGCCTGTAACGGCTCGATCGACTGCCGCGATTCTTTGGTGACCGAATCGACCGTACGGAGCCCGATCTTGATCAATCTCCTGATCCTGGCCGCAAACCCTCGTGACACCGACCCGCTGCGGCTCGGGGAGGAAACTCGCAGGATCGACGAGAAGATCCGGGAAAGCAGTGGCGCGAGCCAGTTTTCCCTCCGGTCCGCCTGGGCGGTCACCGTCGACGAGTTGATGTATCAGCTCAACGCGTTCAAGCCGAACGTCGTGCATTTCGTCGGGCACGGAGCGGGCGGGCAGATCGTGCTGGAAACAACCGGCGGTCTGAGCAGGCCGCTGACCCAAGAAGCGCTGAGCACGATTTTCTCCCACTTCCAGCAATGGCTCCAGGTGGTCGTGCTGAACGCCTGTTACTCGGCTGTCCAGGCGGAGACGCTCGCGCAGCGGGCCGACGCCGTGATCGGGATGACCGACCGGGTCGGCGACGCGGCGGCGATCGAATTCTCCGCCGGCTTCTACCGGGCACTCGGCTTCGGCCGGTCCGTGGGGGACGCCTTCGCGCAAGGCGTGGCCATGGTGAAGGTCGACGGCCTTCCCGACGCCGATACGCCGAAGCTGATCCACCGTGCCGGTGTCGACCCGGCCAAGCTCGTCCTCGCCGGAACATCGGATGTCGCTTTGTCCGTCCGGCGGGCGGAAGACCCCCGGGTTCCGGCGAGGCTGCGCAGCCTGCTGCACGACGGGTGCGAATTCCTGCTGGTGAAGAACGAATCGGTGCGGTTGCCGACCGGCGCGTCCGACGAGGAGAACCGGATCTTCCTCGAACTCGGAATGCGTCAGTCGAAAGCGGTCTTCGTCGCCGAGGTCGACCGATACGCCACGGTCGAAGACGTGGCGGCCGCCCTGGCGCACCGGCTGCTTCCTCGGACCAGCTACGGATATGCCTGGACACTGGTGGCCGACGAGGTCGCGCTGGCCGCCGAACTCAGCCTGGTCATGGCCGGCCTGAAATCCGGTGATCAGGTCAAGCTGGTCGGCAACCACCTCCGGCCCGAATGGGCCCCGGACATGCGATGA
- a CDS encoding helix-turn-helix domain-containing protein, with product MDQPSTGVYKAVRYVSDLGARLRAAREAAGLSLAAMSAKTHWSKALLGHLETGTRDVKREHVITYSRALNVSVESLYGPPQDPLRVAHEWLVADTSASVHRSSGRRVGESFAAEVEQRVIDLRQLDDTIGGGDLSPLVRRELAETSAVVRCASYSESVGRRLLVAVGELSQLAGWVASDAGYYLEAQQTYLAGVAAAQDAGDQTLAGQLLSSLAYQMANVGDPADAALLAKTAVKGARDATPVAKTLLLERVAWAGARARDVEGARRALDLVDDTYEERSPGIPEPEWVYWMSRDEIDVMAGRVLIEVGQPVKAAPLLTRAIDAYDAEHAREVALYQTWLAESYARAGELDAAREVIGAARGAAAGINSARLGRRVEEIERLVS from the coding sequence ATGGATCAGCCGTCTACGGGCGTCTACAAGGCGGTGAGGTATGTGAGCGACCTAGGCGCGAGACTGCGCGCGGCGCGTGAAGCCGCTGGTCTGAGCCTCGCTGCGATGTCCGCGAAGACCCACTGGAGCAAGGCCCTGCTCGGGCACCTGGAGACCGGGACCCGGGACGTCAAGCGGGAGCACGTCATCACGTACTCGCGCGCCCTGAACGTGTCCGTCGAGTCCTTGTACGGACCGCCGCAGGATCCGCTGCGCGTAGCTCACGAGTGGCTGGTGGCCGACACGTCGGCCTCGGTACACCGATCATCCGGCAGGCGCGTCGGCGAGAGCTTCGCTGCCGAGGTCGAGCAGCGTGTCATTGACCTCCGGCAGCTGGACGACACCATTGGCGGGGGAGACCTCAGCCCCCTCGTACGCCGGGAGCTGGCCGAAACTTCGGCTGTGGTCCGGTGCGCCAGCTACTCCGAGTCCGTCGGGCGTCGATTGTTGGTCGCCGTGGGAGAGCTGTCGCAGCTTGCCGGCTGGGTGGCAAGCGACGCCGGGTACTACCTCGAAGCGCAGCAGACATACCTGGCCGGGGTCGCGGCAGCCCAGGACGCGGGCGACCAGACCCTTGCTGGCCAGCTTCTGTCGTCGCTGGCGTATCAGATGGCGAACGTCGGCGACCCAGCCGACGCTGCACTGCTGGCGAAAACCGCGGTGAAGGGGGCACGCGACGCGACTCCGGTCGCGAAGACGCTGCTGTTGGAGCGGGTGGCCTGGGCGGGCGCGCGGGCGCGCGACGTCGAGGGCGCCCGGCGGGCCCTCGACTTGGTCGACGACACTTACGAGGAGCGTTCACCGGGGATTCCCGAGCCGGAGTGGGTCTACTGGATGAGCCGAGACGAGATCGACGTCATGGCAGGCCGGGTGCTGATCGAGGTCGGCCAGCCCGTGAAGGCAGCCCCCTTGTTGACCCGGGCCATCGACGCTTACGACGCAGAGCACGCGCGCGAGGTGGCGCTGTACCAGACCTGGCTCGCCGAGTCGTACGCTCGCGCCGGAGAGCTGGACGCGGCCCGCGAAGTCATCGGCGCCGCGCGTGGCGCGGCAGCTGGCATCAACTCTGCCCGCCTCGGCCGGCGCGTCGAGGAGATCGAACGGCTGGTGAGCTAG